A window of Lemur catta isolate mLemCat1 chromosome Y, mLemCat1.pri, whole genome shotgun sequence contains these coding sequences:
- the LOC123629025 gene encoding LOW QUALITY PROTEIN: kallikrein-15-like (The sequence of the model RefSeq protein was modified relative to this genomic sequence to represent the inferred CDS: substituted 1 base at 1 genomic stop codon): protein MVPRGTVDPAEMGDLEDLQWGELGGEHVGAESWSLLYNVPFPHLFLPADIYSPYLTQRPPKDLLQSEFHIKKSQFLKTASLNPATLLLDDEPSEPLYDCLKLFESLINLRADLTDCPWPDPDEELYTDGSSYVSEGVSLPSGSLCALSSLPPACPLHPAGASTLLQLGLARCSLGAQLFSPCPPPFSTRQPQPSFAKPLIHHICIPLASPAPLAQFLTMVDRPRAFDLTMQILPQSPYVKPKAQEGDKLLKGEECAPHSQPWQVALYEHELFNCSASLISPHWLLSAAHCQTRSMTVCPGEHNLCKHDGPEQLWAVSXVIPHPGYKACSHHHDVMLLRLARPARRTRQVCPVTLPTRCPSPGEACVVSGWGLVSKNEPGTIGSPESQVSLPDTLHCANISIISDTSCNKDYPVGHLMNSMVCVGAEGGGTEVSYEGDSGGPLVCRGVLQGIVSWGDIPCDTTTKPGVYTKVCHYLEWIREIMKRT from the exons ATGGTGCCCAGAGGAACAGTAGACCCTGCAGAGATGGGGGACCTGGAGGATTTGCAGTGGGGGGAGTTGGGAGGGGAACATGTAGGGG CTGAGTCCTGGTCCCTCCTCTACAATGTGCCTTTTCCTCACCTTTTTCTTCCTGCTGACATCTACAG CCCCTACCTCACCCAGAGACCACCTAAAGAtctgttacagtctgagtttcaCATCAAAAA AAGCCAGTTCCTAAAGACAGCCTCCCTAAACCCTGCCACCCTGCTCCTGGATGATGAGCCATCAGAGCCACTCTATGACTGTCTCAAATTGTTTGAGTCTCTTATCAACCTGAGAGCTGACCTCACTGACTGCCCATGGCCGGACCCTGATGAAGAATTGTACACAGATGGGAGCAGCTATGTCTCAGAAGGAGTCAG CCTCCCCTCAGGCTCTCTCTgtgctctctcctccctgcctcccgccTGCCCGCTGCACCCAGCTGGGGCCTCCACCCTGCTCCAGCTTGGACTGGCCAGGTGCAGCCTTGGTGCCCAGCTGttcagcccctgccctccacccttCTCCACAAGACAACCTCAACCTTCCTTTGCTAAGCCCCTCATCCACCACATCTGCATTCCCTTGGCCTCACCAGCTCCTTTGGCCCAGTTCCTGACCATGGTGGACAGGCCTCGGGCATTTGATCTGACAATGCAAATCCTGCCCCA ATCTCCCTATGTGAAACCCA AAGCACAGGAAGGTGATAAGTTGCTGAAAGGTGAGGAGTGTGCACCCCACTCCCAGCCATGGCAAGTTGCCCTCTATGAGCATGAACTCTTTAACTGCAGTGCTTCCCTCATCTCCCCACACTGGCTGCTCTCTGCGGCCCATTGCCAAACCCG CTCCATGACAGTGTGCCCAGGTGAGCACAACCTGTGTAAGCATGATGGACCAGAGCAACTGTGGGCTGTTTCTTGAGTCATCCCACACCCTGGCTACAAAGCATGCAGTCACCACCATGATGTCATGTTGCTGCGGCTGGCCCGGCCTGCACGCCGGACCCGCCAGGTGTGCCCTGTGACGCTACCCACACGTTGCCCTAGCCCAGGTGAGGCCTGTGTGGTGTCTGGATGGGGCCTGGTGTCCAAAAACGAGCCTGGGACCATAGGGAGCCCAGAATCACAAG TGAGTCTCCCAGATACACTGCATTGTGCCAACATCAGCATTATCTCAGACACATCTTGTAACAAAGACTACCCTGTCGGGCACTTGATGAACAGCATGGTGTGTGTAGGAGCAGAAGGTGGAGGCACAGAGGTCTCCTATGAG GGTGACTCTGGGGGACCCCTGGTCTGTAGGGGTGTCCTACAGGGCATTGTGTCCTGGGGTGACATCCCTTGTGACACCACCACCAAGCCTGGTGTCTATACCAAAGTGTGCCACTACTTGGAGTGGATCAGGGAAATCATGAAGAGGACCTGA